From one Catenuloplanes nepalensis genomic stretch:
- a CDS encoding serine/threonine-protein kinase yields MRCNRPGCTGEIDETGFCGECNHRPLPQAAPDASPGGCGAPGCGTTGRQWSVNGIVTMPTWPSRDPTSRIMAQSTAFDAVRRCGRDGCDGRLNPVTASGAPRVRGFCPKCGKSFSLEPRLKPGDLVADQYRIEGPLARSGFGWVFLARDEHLDNRYVVLKGLVNANDARAAEMAVRERQYLTRLDHPNIVRIYNAVTHYDAEMDEHLGYIVMDYIDGDSLQQSRLTALRAGARCGRRDVDCAAMPLDHVLGYGLQILAALEYLHDQGLVYCDLKPDNVMRGADRIVLIDLGGVTEPPGRGGAFTPPFAPSKEELKEHGATVRSDVFSLGKTLEYLLRAGVDRSPELGRADPGGISVAAESFRRAIRRATADDLEDRFAGAAEFAEQLTGVVHELNGLRHGIESRAPSARFAPTSRLIDAGLGSVPPLTRWTAPADPAGAERPPEPEEIMAGLPLPRVDPADPAARYLAGGDDPGPRELLGLLAADSAGDSAELLLRGARAHLELGDPDAAWEILDRAAALLPEPGHRWRLGWFRGLAALAQHRTKAALDQFAGVCDMLPGEAEPKLAMALCAESLQQSDRAERLHTAVWRRDRSMVSAAFGLARTRLARQDRDGAVAVLDEVPAISLHRDAARIAAVRALVEPVVGHAAQPADVLRAATLTRPDRLRLDHGEPDGKARQRLTALVRQIALDTGVTAAAADPVVLGSPCTRNGLRDLLERSLRDLARQAAGPDESDALVDLANRVRTRTLLTGWRH; encoded by the coding sequence ATGAGATGCAACCGGCCGGGATGCACCGGAGAGATCGACGAGACCGGTTTCTGCGGCGAGTGCAACCACCGTCCACTGCCACAGGCCGCACCGGACGCATCACCCGGCGGCTGCGGCGCACCCGGCTGCGGCACGACGGGCCGGCAGTGGTCGGTCAACGGCATCGTCACGATGCCGACCTGGCCGTCCCGCGACCCCACCAGCCGGATCATGGCACAGTCGACCGCGTTCGACGCGGTCCGCCGGTGCGGCCGGGACGGCTGCGACGGCCGGCTGAACCCGGTCACCGCCTCCGGCGCGCCCCGGGTCCGGGGCTTCTGCCCGAAGTGCGGCAAGTCGTTCTCGCTGGAGCCGAGGCTGAAACCGGGCGACCTGGTCGCCGATCAGTACCGGATCGAGGGCCCGCTGGCCCGCTCCGGGTTCGGCTGGGTGTTCCTGGCCCGCGACGAGCACCTCGACAACCGGTACGTGGTGCTCAAGGGCCTGGTCAACGCGAACGACGCACGCGCCGCCGAGATGGCGGTCCGGGAGCGGCAGTACCTCACCCGGCTCGACCACCCGAACATCGTCCGGATCTACAACGCGGTCACCCACTACGACGCGGAGATGGACGAGCACCTCGGCTACATCGTGATGGACTACATCGACGGTGACTCGCTACAGCAGTCCCGGCTGACCGCGCTGCGCGCCGGGGCCCGGTGCGGGCGGCGCGACGTCGACTGCGCCGCGATGCCGCTCGACCACGTCCTCGGGTACGGCCTGCAGATCCTCGCAGCCCTCGAATACCTGCACGATCAGGGCCTCGTCTACTGCGATCTGAAGCCGGACAACGTGATGCGCGGCGCCGACCGGATCGTCCTGATCGACCTCGGCGGCGTGACCGAGCCACCCGGCCGCGGCGGCGCGTTCACGCCACCGTTCGCGCCGTCGAAGGAGGAACTGAAGGAGCACGGCGCCACCGTGCGCTCCGACGTCTTCAGCCTCGGCAAGACCCTGGAATATTTGCTGCGCGCCGGAGTCGACAGGTCACCGGAGCTGGGCCGCGCGGACCCGGGCGGGATCTCGGTCGCGGCCGAGTCGTTCCGCCGTGCGATCCGGCGCGCCACCGCCGACGACCTCGAGGACCGGTTCGCCGGCGCGGCCGAGTTCGCCGAGCAGCTCACCGGCGTGGTGCACGAGCTGAACGGGCTTCGGCACGGCATCGAGTCGCGGGCGCCGTCCGCCCGGTTCGCGCCCACCTCCCGGCTCATCGACGCGGGCCTCGGATCGGTGCCGCCGCTGACCCGGTGGACCGCGCCGGCGGACCCGGCCGGGGCGGAGCGGCCACCGGAGCCGGAGGAGATCATGGCGGGGCTGCCGCTGCCCCGCGTCGACCCGGCCGACCCTGCCGCGCGCTACCTGGCCGGCGGCGACGACCCCGGCCCCCGGGAACTGCTCGGCCTGCTCGCCGCGGACTCCGCCGGCGACTCGGCCGAGCTGCTGCTGCGCGGTGCGCGCGCCCACCTCGAACTCGGCGACCCGGACGCGGCCTGGGAGATCCTGGACCGCGCCGCGGCCCTGCTGCCCGAGCCCGGTCACCGCTGGCGCCTCGGCTGGTTCCGCGGGCTGGCCGCGCTCGCCCAGCACCGCACCAAGGCCGCGCTCGACCAGTTCGCCGGCGTCTGCGACATGCTGCCCGGCGAGGCGGAACCGAAACTCGCGATGGCACTGTGCGCCGAGTCGCTGCAACAGAGCGACCGGGCCGAACGCCTCCACACCGCGGTCTGGCGGCGCGACCGCTCGATGGTCAGCGCCGCCTTCGGCCTCGCCCGGACCCGCCTGGCCCGGCAGGACCGCGACGGCGCGGTCGCGGTGCTGGACGAGGTCCCGGCGATCTCCCTGCACCGCGACGCCGCCCGGATCGCCGCGGTCCGCGCGCTCGTCGAACCGGTCGTGGGCCACGCCGCGCAGCCCGCCGACGTGCTGCGCGCCGCCACGCTGACCCGCCCGGACCGGTTGCGTCTCGACCACGGTGAGCCGGACGGCAAGGCCCGGCAACGACTCACCGCGCTGGTCCGGCAGATCGCGCTGGACACCGGCGTCACCGCCGCCGCGGCCGACCCGGTCGTCCTCGGCTCGCCGTGCACCCGCAACGGGCTTCGTGACCTGCTCGAACGCTCGCTGCGCGACCTGGCCCGGCAGGCCGCCGGGCCGGACGAGTCGGACGCGCTCGTCGACCTGGCCAACCGCGTGCGGACCCGCACCCTCCTCACCGGCTGGCGGCACTGA
- a CDS encoding VWA domain-containing protein, protein MNDPSLFSLSIGQNTFVPIDASDLYAILAVESHADGGAGALPEAAEVILVDSSGSMEQPPAKMTAARHAAAAAIDALRDGMRFAVVTGNHEARPIYPRGGTAIADPRTRAEAKAAIRHIIPGGGTAMGTWLTEARTLLAPHHGAVRHAILLTDGRNEHETRAALNAVLDACQGTFSCDARGIGDDWSPAELIRIASVLGGGAEAIRGEAELVEDFTALAGGTGAKRVAQARLRIRTAHGVSVAELKQVFPASADLTEHLRRVDGRTVEAELGAWGGTEIREYSVRLAIGTAGELGEDFRAGTAEVLTGTDGVRQGRAEAIVVHRTEDTAISSQVDASLGYYQLQAETGRAIQAVVELCHAERYDEAGRAWAEADELARLAGNDEAVKRLGRIVAPAGDGGPVRVLRPPRPYDLLALEIYQVRPASQPHLSSQLQTPGEPGEPGAPVERAHGDRTCPACGYRPTPEDDFCADCGTPLPDVAA, encoded by the coding sequence GTGAACGACCCGTCGCTGTTCTCGCTCTCGATCGGGCAGAACACGTTCGTCCCGATCGATGCCTCCGACCTGTACGCGATCCTGGCCGTGGAGTCACACGCCGACGGCGGCGCCGGGGCGCTGCCCGAGGCGGCCGAGGTGATCCTCGTCGACTCCTCCGGTTCGATGGAGCAGCCGCCGGCCAAGATGACCGCGGCCCGGCACGCGGCCGCCGCCGCGATCGACGCGTTGCGCGACGGCATGCGCTTCGCCGTGGTGACCGGCAACCACGAGGCCCGGCCGATCTACCCGCGCGGCGGCACCGCGATCGCGGACCCGCGCACCCGGGCCGAGGCCAAGGCCGCGATACGGCACATCATCCCGGGCGGCGGGACCGCGATGGGCACCTGGCTGACCGAGGCGCGCACGCTGCTGGCGCCGCACCACGGCGCGGTCCGGCACGCGATCCTGCTCACCGACGGGCGCAACGAGCACGAGACCCGCGCGGCGCTGAACGCGGTCCTGGACGCCTGCCAGGGCACGTTCTCCTGCGACGCGCGCGGGATCGGCGACGACTGGAGCCCGGCCGAGCTGATCCGGATCGCGTCCGTGCTGGGCGGCGGCGCCGAGGCGATCCGCGGCGAGGCGGAGCTGGTCGAGGACTTCACGGCGCTGGCCGGCGGCACCGGCGCCAAGCGGGTGGCGCAGGCACGGCTGCGGATCCGGACCGCGCACGGCGTCTCGGTCGCCGAGCTCAAGCAGGTCTTCCCGGCCAGCGCGGACCTGACCGAGCACCTGCGCCGCGTCGACGGGCGCACGGTCGAGGCCGAGCTCGGCGCGTGGGGCGGCACGGAGATCCGGGAATACTCCGTCCGGCTGGCCATCGGCACGGCCGGTGAGCTGGGCGAGGACTTCCGGGCCGGCACGGCGGAGGTGCTCACCGGGACCGACGGCGTGCGCCAGGGCCGGGCCGAGGCGATCGTCGTGCACCGCACCGAGGACACGGCGATCTCCTCCCAGGTGGACGCCAGCCTGGGGTACTACCAGCTGCAGGCGGAGACCGGCCGGGCGATCCAGGCCGTCGTCGAGCTGTGCCACGCGGAACGCTACGACGAGGCGGGGCGCGCGTGGGCCGAGGCCGACGAGCTGGCCCGGCTGGCCGGCAACGACGAGGCGGTCAAGCGGCTCGGCCGGATCGTCGCACCCGCGGGCGACGGCGGGCCGGTCCGGGTGCTGCGGCCACCGCGCCCCTACGACCTGCTGGCGCTGGAGATCTACCAGGTCAGGCCCGCGTCCCAGCCGCACCTGTCGTCCCAGCTGCAGACGCCCGGCGAGCCCGGCGAGCCCGGCGCACCGGTCGAGCGCGCGCACGGGGACCGCACCTGCCCGGCCTGCGGCTACCGGCCCACGCCGGAGGACGACTTCTGCGCCGACTGCGGCACCCCGCTGCCGGACGTGGCCGCATGA
- a CDS encoding ABC transporter substrate-binding protein produces MRRQALTRTLAAVLICVSAVPAGCAGPRDADRAIVVLGPWLDNGAPGEDDERDPFRRLLDRYEEDHDVTIDYEGTRAIGQAVRSAVQNGTPPDIVIMPNVGDLAYYAREGISEPLGTPDGANAPALTPGGLAIDNRALWHRSADGDTRAYAVMLKTDLKSAVWYRPADLAGQDIPRTWPDFLALTATLATPGRAPLCLGMSAPSAPGWPGTDWVEDLLLHQAGPDVYQRWVSGELPWATGEVAAAWNTWTDLLRSRPVAASQPRRALLTGFGDAGDALMRGECALFHQGSFIAGTYDRFPAGDDTARPGADYAFFPTPAATTGTGKDASEVSADFAALLTDSPAAASLLRYLHSSHARDLWVTESSGAIFGPDVDPAHARYDAVGRAVATELRDGGRLCLDASDAMPAALSGAFHQAVLEQVADPAREPEPLLRELDTLSATDAVAADRLRLTCTD; encoded by the coding sequence ATGAGAAGACAAGCGCTCACCCGTACCCTCGCGGCGGTCTTGATCTGTGTCTCGGCCGTGCCGGCCGGCTGTGCCGGACCGCGGGACGCCGACCGGGCCATCGTCGTGCTCGGACCGTGGCTCGACAACGGCGCGCCGGGCGAGGACGACGAACGGGACCCGTTCCGGCGACTGCTCGACCGCTACGAGGAGGACCACGACGTCACGATCGATTACGAGGGTACGCGGGCCATCGGCCAGGCCGTGCGCTCGGCCGTGCAGAACGGCACACCGCCGGACATCGTGATCATGCCGAACGTCGGTGACCTGGCCTACTACGCACGCGAGGGCATCTCGGAACCGCTCGGCACGCCGGACGGCGCGAACGCGCCCGCGCTCACGCCCGGCGGGCTCGCGATCGACAACCGCGCCCTGTGGCACCGCTCCGCCGACGGCGACACCCGGGCGTACGCGGTGATGCTCAAGACCGACCTGAAGAGCGCCGTCTGGTACCGGCCCGCCGACCTCGCCGGCCAGGACATCCCGCGGACCTGGCCCGACTTCCTCGCGCTCACCGCCACGCTGGCCACGCCCGGCCGCGCACCGCTCTGCCTCGGCATGAGCGCGCCGTCCGCCCCGGGCTGGCCGGGCACCGACTGGGTCGAGGACCTGCTGCTGCACCAGGCCGGCCCGGACGTCTACCAGCGGTGGGTGTCCGGCGAACTGCCGTGGGCGACGGGCGAGGTGGCCGCGGCCTGGAACACCTGGACCGACCTGCTGCGCAGCAGACCGGTGGCGGCCTCACAGCCCCGCCGCGCGCTGCTCACCGGCTTCGGTGACGCCGGCGACGCGCTCATGCGCGGCGAATGCGCACTGTTCCACCAGGGCTCGTTCATCGCCGGCACCTACGACCGATTCCCGGCCGGCGACGACACCGCCCGACCCGGAGCCGACTACGCGTTCTTCCCGACACCGGCGGCCACGACCGGAACCGGGAAGGACGCCAGCGAGGTCAGCGCCGACTTCGCCGCGCTGCTCACCGACAGCCCCGCCGCGGCGTCGCTGCTGCGCTACCTGCACAGCTCCCATGCCCGCGACCTGTGGGTCACCGAGAGCAGCGGCGCGATCTTCGGGCCGGACGTCGACCCCGCGCACGCACGCTACGACGCGGTCGGCCGCGCCGTCGCCACCGAACTCCGCGACGGCGGCCGCCTCTGCCTCGACGCCTCCGACGCCATGCCGGCCGCGCTGTCCGGCGCGTTCCACCAGGCCGTCCTGGAACAGGTCGCCGACCCGGCCCGCGAGCCCGAACCGCTGCTGCGCGAACTCGACACGCTGTCCGCCACCGACGCCGTCGCCGCCGACCGGCTGCGCCTGACCTGCACCGACTGA
- a CDS encoding CU044_2847 family protein, whose product MTQLLRFPTADGQVVVEVSETEPGVRPAGRTSGTVTDVGRRFEDALAEVRDAAASALDVFRDGRLNPDEVTITFGVRLNAEAGAVIAKTTVEGHLTVQLRWGATDTKPE is encoded by the coding sequence ATGACCCAGCTGCTGCGTTTCCCCACCGCCGACGGCCAGGTGGTGGTCGAGGTCTCCGAGACCGAACCGGGGGTACGCCCGGCGGGCCGCACCTCCGGCACGGTCACCGACGTCGGCCGCCGCTTCGAGGACGCGCTGGCCGAGGTCCGTGACGCGGCCGCCAGCGCGCTCGACGTCTTCCGCGACGGCCGCCTCAACCCCGACGAGGTGACGATCACCTTCGGCGTCCGCCTCAACGCCGAGGCCGGCGCCGTGATCGCCAAGACCACGGTCGAGGGCCACCTCACCGTCCAACTCCGCTGGGGCGCCACCGACACCAAACCCGAATGA
- a CDS encoding sugar efflux transporter, which translates to MSFLALFAAVLLLGVADSMINSYIVLFGADEVGLTPLQIGVWSSVFAVAGMAVSWWLGRRFDHRPARVYAITVILIGAAGYVLLPRVSSFPVLLVMAATVLGAMGAAFPQLFALARAVLGEGAAGQRSAPLLRTAWSLAWAGGPLLGALMLSWGGYRALMWTAAAVFLASALIVLTVPPPGPVTVTGASPGGTPVLVTAAVTLFFTAMFAGSLALPLFVTRALDQGPASVGVLFSVCAAVEVVATLGLTAIPERFSQRLLILGGFGAFTCYFAVTVVSTGMPMLIAGQVLRGVGIAVVGAAGIRYFQDLLAPATGRATTLFSNATAAGLLVSGVLAGVTVEQFGYRTTLLLCGVTAALGGVLFALGSGGTHRFRRTAAHSGRPPDARGPSRTARVLLRGPRPAGNGSRDERKSVQ; encoded by the coding sequence ATGTCCTTTCTCGCGTTGTTCGCCGCCGTTCTGCTGCTCGGCGTCGCGGACTCGATGATCAACTCCTATATCGTGCTGTTCGGTGCGGACGAGGTCGGCCTGACACCGTTGCAGATCGGCGTGTGGTCGTCGGTGTTCGCCGTCGCCGGCATGGCCGTCAGCTGGTGGCTGGGCCGGCGGTTCGATCATCGGCCGGCCCGCGTCTACGCGATCACGGTGATCCTGATCGGCGCCGCCGGATACGTGCTGCTGCCCCGGGTGTCGAGCTTCCCGGTACTGCTGGTGATGGCCGCGACCGTGCTCGGCGCGATGGGCGCGGCGTTCCCGCAGCTGTTCGCGCTCGCCCGCGCCGTTCTCGGCGAGGGCGCGGCCGGGCAGCGCTCCGCGCCACTGCTGCGCACCGCCTGGTCTCTCGCCTGGGCCGGCGGGCCTCTGCTCGGCGCGCTGATGCTGTCCTGGGGCGGCTACCGCGCTCTGATGTGGACGGCCGCCGCGGTGTTCCTCGCCAGCGCGCTGATCGTGCTCACCGTGCCGCCGCCCGGGCCGGTCACGGTGACGGGCGCGTCCCCGGGCGGCACGCCGGTCCTGGTCACCGCGGCCGTCACGCTGTTCTTCACCGCGATGTTCGCCGGCAGTCTGGCACTGCCGCTGTTCGTCACCCGCGCGCTGGACCAGGGCCCGGCCTCGGTCGGCGTGCTGTTCAGCGTGTGCGCCGCCGTCGAGGTGGTCGCCACGCTCGGCCTGACCGCCATCCCCGAACGGTTCAGCCAGCGACTGCTGATCCTCGGCGGGTTCGGCGCGTTCACCTGCTACTTCGCGGTGACCGTGGTGTCCACCGGCATGCCGATGCTGATCGCCGGGCAGGTCCTCCGCGGCGTCGGCATCGCCGTCGTCGGCGCGGCCGGCATCCGCTACTTCCAGGACCTCCTCGCACCGGCCACCGGGCGCGCCACCACCCTGTTCTCCAACGCGACCGCGGCCGGCCTGCTGGTCTCCGGCGTCCTGGCCGGCGTGACGGTCGAGCAGTTCGGATACCGCACCACGCTGCTGCTCTGCGGCGTGACGGCGGCACTCGGCGGTGTCCTCTTCGCCCTCGGCTCGGGCGGCACGCACCGGTTCCGGCGAACGGCCGCACACAGTGGACGACCGCCCGACGCGCGCGGGCCGAGCCGAACGGCGCGCGTTCTCCTCCGCGGTCCCCGCCCGGCCGGGAACGGGTCGCGTGACGAGCGGAAATCCGTTCAATGA
- a CDS encoding NAD(P)H-binding protein, with protein MGRTMLPRAYRELLGMTGLITAAGLDWTIVRFSAPTDGPKKGVKRYGFFGTDRIGMAVTRADIAAFTAAQLTDDRFHHAAPAISN; from the coding sequence ATGGGCCGCACCATGCTGCCCCGCGCCTACCGGGAACTACTCGGCATGACCGGCCTCATCACGGCGGCCGGCCTGGACTGGACCATCGTCCGCTTCAGCGCTCCCACGGACGGCCCGAAGAAGGGCGTCAAACGGTACGGCTTCTTCGGCACCGACCGGATCGGCATGGCCGTCACCCGCGCCGACATCGCCGCCTTCACCGCCGCGCAACTGACCGACGACCGGTTCCACCACGCCGCACCCGCGATCAGCAACTGA
- a CDS encoding tetratricopeptide repeat protein: MGSAEFDPARAVEAQLVAALRVQMDNLMRYEQWIPDAPVSAVSLVDRYRVLAAGDPAYRPDLAGLLTTASRHLGSVGRETEALPPAEESVALHRELGDEPGLATALDNLAFRLTRSRRPAEASTALVEAVEIRRRLVAADPDRYRAALARSLFGFAAADPHGSAYHEGLVLLRESGDSDPGGVAKALMALDVLRAGQSGLDHDRVQAHVLLGEQASGPLESAEDRAGFVRNLRVVSLALAQAGSGEAAEVGFGLVLAVGRPLLADPAHAEDIVFSVARIAGARDRAATVALWEETIAWLRTTTGTEAALADALARLAQTFNGLARYAEALPPAQESVSLREHLGRADLALSLSTLATALAHLDRPAEAIAASGRSVLLSRHEVRDDPGLLGAALADASATLARAGRPKEALESAKESLQLYQALNVQTRGAYRQDVIFSLRDVATRYAEQGKNFRARMFAAQADALERS, translated from the coding sequence ATGGGATCTGCGGAGTTCGACCCGGCGCGGGCAGTGGAGGCGCAGCTCGTGGCGGCGCTGCGTGTGCAGATGGACAATCTCATGCGGTACGAGCAGTGGATTCCGGACGCGCCCGTGTCCGCCGTGTCCCTGGTGGACAGGTACCGGGTCCTCGCCGCCGGCGATCCCGCCTACCGGCCGGATCTGGCCGGGCTGCTGACCACCGCCTCACGGCACCTGGGCAGCGTGGGCCGGGAGACCGAGGCGCTGCCGCCGGCCGAGGAGTCGGTGGCCCTGCACCGCGAACTCGGTGACGAGCCGGGCCTGGCCACCGCGCTGGACAACCTCGCGTTCCGGCTGACCCGGTCCCGGAGGCCGGCCGAGGCCAGCACCGCGCTCGTCGAGGCGGTGGAGATCCGGCGGCGACTCGTGGCGGCCGACCCGGACCGGTACCGGGCGGCGCTGGCACGCTCGCTGTTCGGCTTCGCGGCCGCCGACCCGCACGGATCCGCGTACCACGAGGGTCTGGTGCTCCTCCGGGAGTCCGGCGACTCGGACCCGGGCGGCGTCGCGAAGGCGCTGATGGCGCTGGACGTCCTGCGGGCCGGGCAGTCCGGCCTGGACCATGACCGGGTGCAGGCCCACGTGCTGCTCGGTGAGCAGGCCTCCGGCCCGCTGGAGAGCGCCGAGGATCGGGCCGGTTTCGTCCGGAACCTGCGGGTCGTCAGCCTGGCGCTGGCGCAGGCGGGCTCGGGCGAGGCGGCCGAGGTCGGGTTCGGCCTGGTCCTGGCCGTGGGCCGCCCACTGCTCGCCGACCCGGCACACGCGGAGGACATCGTCTTCTCCGTCGCGCGGATCGCCGGGGCACGCGATCGGGCGGCCACGGTGGCGCTGTGGGAGGAGACGATCGCCTGGCTGCGCACCACCACGGGCACCGAAGCGGCGCTCGCCGACGCGCTGGCCCGCCTCGCCCAGACCTTCAACGGCCTGGCACGGTACGCGGAGGCGCTGCCCCCGGCCCAGGAGTCGGTGTCGCTGCGCGAGCATCTCGGACGGGCGGATCTGGCCCTGTCGCTGAGCACGCTGGCGACCGCGCTCGCCCACCTCGACCGCCCCGCCGAGGCGATCGCCGCGTCCGGCCGTTCGGTCCTGCTGTCCCGGCACGAGGTCCGCGACGATCCGGGGCTGCTCGGCGCGGCGCTGGCCGACGCGTCCGCGACCCTGGCGCGGGCCGGCCGCCCGAAGGAGGCGCTTGAGTCGGCCAAGGAGTCACTCCAGCTGTACCAGGCGCTGAACGTCCAGACCCGCGGCGCGTACCGGCAGGACGTGATCTTCAGCCTCCGCGACGTCGCCACCCGCTACGCCGAGCAGGGCAAGAACTTCCGGGCCCGGATGTTCGCCGCCCAGGCGGACGCGCTCGAGCGCTCCTGA
- a CDS encoding ABC transporter substrate-binding protein translates to MTTRTRVALGVALVLGLSACAAENAATDAAGAITVRNCGQDVSVDGPVTRLYAYDGGIISIVLAAGARDQLVAVTGVDRDRDVLRLAYPDARVDELTVVGDQYPTLENVLAVDPEMMFAGYGYGFSESRNLMPEDLTTHGIKTYLLSETCKQDDGARGTMDAWTALTTDLRNIGELTGHRPAADAVVTDIETRRAALAAAPKAAETPTAFLFDSGTDAIFTSGSFGGPQAVFDAAGVTNATADVEDTWTEVGWERLAASDPDVIFFVDYSGQTYQQKVDVLKANPASRNLRAVKEERFVNLPYALWVSGPMNIDSAEWVRKSVEHFGLAPASDITPTLDLTKLRDLPGNAWLR, encoded by the coding sequence ATGACCACACGTACCCGCGTCGCCTTGGGTGTCGCCCTTGTCCTCGGTCTGTCCGCGTGTGCCGCCGAGAACGCGGCCACCGATGCCGCCGGCGCGATCACGGTGCGGAACTGCGGGCAGGACGTCAGCGTCGACGGCCCGGTCACCCGGCTGTACGCGTACGACGGCGGGATCATCTCGATCGTGCTGGCCGCCGGCGCCCGCGACCAGCTGGTCGCCGTGACCGGCGTGGACCGCGACCGGGACGTGCTGCGGCTCGCCTACCCGGACGCGCGGGTCGACGAGTTGACCGTGGTCGGTGACCAGTACCCGACGCTGGAGAACGTGCTGGCGGTCGACCCGGAGATGATGTTCGCCGGGTACGGCTACGGGTTCAGCGAGTCGCGCAACCTGATGCCCGAGGACCTGACGACGCACGGCATCAAGACGTACCTGCTGAGCGAGACCTGCAAGCAGGACGACGGCGCGCGCGGCACGATGGACGCCTGGACCGCGCTCACCACCGACCTGCGCAACATCGGCGAGCTGACCGGTCACCGGCCGGCCGCGGACGCGGTCGTCACCGACATCGAGACGCGTCGCGCGGCGCTGGCCGCGGCCCCGAAGGCCGCGGAGACGCCGACCGCGTTCCTGTTCGACTCCGGCACCGACGCGATCTTCACCTCCGGATCGTTCGGCGGCCCGCAGGCCGTCTTCGACGCGGCCGGCGTCACCAACGCCACCGCGGACGTCGAGGACACCTGGACCGAGGTCGGCTGGGAGCGCCTCGCCGCATCCGACCCGGACGTCATCTTCTTCGTCGACTACTCCGGGCAGACCTACCAGCAGAAGGTGGACGTGCTGAAGGCCAACCCGGCGTCGAGGAACCTGCGCGCGGTCAAGGAGGAACGGTTCGTCAACCTGCCGTACGCGCTGTGGGTCTCCGGCCCGATGAACATCGACTCCGCGGAATGGGTACGGAAGTCCGTCGAGCACTTCGGCCTCGCCCCCGCATCGGACATCACGCCGACGCTCGACCTGACGAAGCTGCGCGACCTGCCCGGCAACGCCTGGCTGCGCTGA
- a CDS encoding ABC transporter ATP-binding protein produces MTALRLDGVSARLGGRTVLRDVDLEVPDGARLGIVGVNGAGKTTLLRVLAGVLRPSEGTALIADGRGGLADLRRLPARERARRLAFVPQEDVVTAELRVGEMVALGRVPQTRPWARGGRAEYELVRGALDAVGLAGRIDTACDQLSGGERRRAVLARGLVQRCPVMLLDEPTNHLDVAWQLNLLEVFAAQAQTLVATVHDLDLALRFFDLLAVVGWRDDNTGPAGIVAFGPPGEVLSAAHVESHFGVGSVQVPHPQRPQLHLLIHPREDRSPA; encoded by the coding sequence ATGACCGCGCTGCGCCTGGACGGCGTCTCCGCCCGGCTGGGCGGCCGGACCGTGCTCCGCGACGTCGACCTCGAGGTGCCGGACGGCGCGCGCCTGGGGATCGTCGGGGTGAACGGCGCCGGCAAGACGACGCTGCTGCGGGTGCTGGCCGGCGTGCTGCGGCCCAGCGAAGGGACGGCGCTGATCGCGGACGGCCGTGGCGGGCTCGCCGACCTGCGCCGGCTCCCCGCCCGCGAGCGCGCCCGGCGGCTGGCGTTCGTGCCCCAGGAGGACGTGGTCACCGCGGAGCTGCGGGTCGGCGAGATGGTCGCGCTCGGCCGGGTGCCGCAGACCCGGCCGTGGGCGCGCGGTGGCCGCGCCGAGTACGAGCTGGTGCGCGGCGCGCTGGACGCGGTCGGGCTGGCCGGCCGGATCGACACCGCCTGCGATCAGCTGTCCGGTGGCGAACGGCGCCGGGCCGTACTCGCGCGTGGGTTGGTGCAGCGGTGCCCGGTGATGCTGCTCGACGAGCCGACGAACCACCTCGACGTCGCCTGGCAGCTCAACCTCCTGGAGGTCTTCGCCGCACAGGCTCAGACCCTGGTGGCGACGGTGCACGACCTCGATCTGGCGCTGCGCTTCTTCGACCTGCTGGCGGTCGTCGGCTGGCGGGACGACAACACCGGACCGGCCGGGATCGTCGCGTTCGGGCCCCCCGGCGAGGTGCTCAGCGCCGCGCACGTGGAGTCGCACTTCGGCGTCGGATCCGTGCAGGTGCCCCACCCGCAGCGGCCGCAGCTTCACCTGCTCATCCATCCCCGAGAGGACCGATCACCGGCATGA